The following proteins are encoded in a genomic region of Rattus rattus isolate New Zealand chromosome 2, Rrattus_CSIRO_v1, whole genome shotgun sequence:
- the Rps16 gene encoding 40S ribosomal protein S16 isoform X2 — translation MPSKGPLQSVQVFGRKKTATAVAHCKRGNGLIKVNGRPLEMIEPRTLQYKLLEPVLLLGKERFAGVDIRVRVKGGGHVAQIYAIRQSISKALVAYYQKYVDEASKKEIKDILIQYDRTLLVADPRRCESKKFGGPGARARYQKSYR, via the exons ATGCCGTCCAAGGGTCCGCTGCAGTCCGTGCAAGTCTTCGGACGCAAG AAAACAGCCACAGCTGTGGCCCACTGCAAACGAGGAAATGGGCTCATCAAGGTGAATGGACGTCCCCTGGAGATGATCGAGCCGCGCACGCTGCAGTACAAG TTACTGGAGCCTGTTTTGCTTCTGGGCAAGGAGAGATTTGCTGGTGTGGATATCCGGGTCCGTGTGAAGGGTGGTGGTCATGTGGCCCAAATTTATG CTATCCGGCAGTCCATCTCAAAAGCTCTGGTGGCTTATTACCAAAAAT ATGTGGATGAAGCCTCTAAGAAGGAGATCAAAGATATCCTCATCCAGTACGATCGGACCCTGCTTGTAGCTGACCCCCGTCGCTGCGAATCCAAAAAGTTTGGCGGTCCCGGTGCCCGTGCCCGGTACCAGAAATCCTACCGATAA
- the Rps16 gene encoding 40S ribosomal protein S16 isoform X1 yields the protein MPSKGPLQSVQVFGRKKTATAVAHCKRGNGLIKVNGRPLEMIEPRTLQYKLLEPVLLLGKERFAGVDIRVRVKGGGHVAQIYGESEDLGVSVRQLLKQGWVFTKLFGHCVLQLSGSPSQKLWWLITKNMWMKPLRRRSKISSSSTIGPCL from the exons ATGCCGTCCAAGGGTCCGCTGCAGTCCGTGCAAGTCTTCGGACGCAAG AAAACAGCCACAGCTGTGGCCCACTGCAAACGAGGAAATGGGCTCATCAAGGTGAATGGACGTCCCCTGGAGATGATCGAGCCGCGCACGCTGCAGTACAAG TTACTGGAGCCTGTTTTGCTTCTGGGCAAGGAGAGATTTGCTGGTGTGGATATCCGGGTCCGTGTGAAGGGTGGTGGTCATGTGGCCCAAATTTATGGTGAGTCTGAGGATTTGGGTGTGAGCGTGAGACAGCTCCTGAAGCAAGGCTGGGTCTTCACAAAActttttggtcattgtgtcttgCAGCTATCCGGCAGTCCATCTCAAAAGCTCTGGTGGCTTATTACCAAAAAT ATGTGGATGAAGCCTCTAAGAAGGAGATCAAAGATATCCTCATCCAGTACGATCGGACCCTGCTTGTAG